GCGCACGCCATCGTCGTCCCGGAGCGCCCCTTCGACATCGAGGAGCTGGCCGCGAAGGTCGGCGAACGGTTCTCGGCGGGCAAGAAGTTCGCGATCGTCGTCGCCGCGGAGGGCGCCAAGCCCCGCGAAGGCTCCATGGAGTTCGACGTGGGCGTCAAGGACGTCTACGGCCACGAGCGGTTCGCCGGCATCGCCCGCCAGCTCTCCCTCGAACTGGAGCAGCGCCTCGGCAAGGAGGCCCGTCCGGTCATCCTCGGTCACGTCCAGCGCGGCGGCACCCCCACCGCGTACGACCGCGTCCTCGCGACCCGCTTCGGCTGGCACGCCGTGGAGGCCGTGCACCGCGGCGAGTTCGGCAACATGACGGCGCTGCGCGGCACGGACATCACGATGGTGCCGTTGGCGGAGGCCGTGGAGACGCTGAAGACGGTGCCCGAGGAGCGGTACGCCGAAGCGGAGTGCGTGCTGTAGTCCGCTCGCCCGTCGAACTCCTGCCCCCGGTCGCGTCAGCGGCCGGGGGCAGTTCTACTCTGGTGCCGACACACGTCGCACAATCCGCACGAATCAGGAGCCACTGGATGGATCACAGCGGGCACGGCATGAACATGGATCTGCCGCCGTTCACGCTGGGGCGAGGCCTCGAGCTGTCGGCCGACCCCTTCTTCCTCATCGGCTGCCTGGTGGCTCTCGCCCTGTACGGGTGGGGCGTGGCGCGGCTCGTGCGGCGCGGTGACAAGTGGCCGGTGGGCCGTACGGTGTCGTTCGTGCTCGGCATCCTGACGGTGCTCCTGGTGATGTGCACCAAGCTCAACGACTACGGCATGGTCATGTTCAGCGTGCACATGGTGCAGCACATGGTGATCAGCATGCTGTCGCCGATCCTGCTGCTGCTCGGCGCCCCGATCACGCTGGCGCTGCGTGCGCTGCCGGCGGCGGGACGCGGCCGCAAGGGCCCCCGCGAGTGGCTCCTCCGGCTGCTGCACAGCCGCTACATCAAGATCATCACGCATCCCGCGTTCACGATCCCGCTCTTCATCGCGAGCCTGTACGCGCTCTACTTCACGCCGCTCTTCGACACGCTGATGGGCTCCAAGGCGGGCCACATCGGGATGATGGTCCACTTCCTCGCCGTCGGCCTCGTCTTCTTCTGGCCGATCATGGGCGTCGACCCGGGACCGCACCGCCCCGGCTACATCATGCGGATGCTGGAGCTGTTCGCGGGCATGCCGTTCCACGCGTTCTTCGGCATCGCGCTGATGATGGCGAGCCAGCCGATGATCGGCACGTACATGCACCCGCCCGCCTCGCTCGGCATCGACGCGCTCGCCGACCAGGAGGCCGCCGGCGGCATCGCCTGGGCGTTCAGCGAGATCCCGTCCGTCGTCGTCCTGGTCGCCCTCCTCTTCCAGTGGCGGCGCTCCGACGACCGCGAGGCGCGCCGCAAGGACCGTGCCGCGGACCGCGACGGCGACAAGGAGCTGGAGGCGTACAACGCCTATCTGGCCTCACTGGCCGCTCGCGGACGCTAGCGCCAAAGGGTCTTCCCGGGTCACGATGGTCTTCGGACCGCGGTCCGGGCGCCTCGGCGCCGCGGACTGCCGGGAGGAGGCGGAGCGATGCCCGGTTCCACGAAGACCATGGGTGGGTTCACCATCGGCGGCCTCGTCATGGTGACGGCCTACACGGCGGCGCTCGGCAGCAACGGCTGGTTGTGGTTCGGCTGGGTGGTCCTCGGTCTGATCACGCTGGCGATGGTGCTGTCGCGGCCCGCGTGAGGGTGGCGGCGCGCCGCGGTCGCCCGCGAGGCTCAGAAGCGGAAGACGTGGCCCGTGTCCGCGTCC
The sequence above is a segment of the Streptomyces sp. Je 1-369 genome. Coding sequences within it:
- a CDS encoding cytochrome c oxidase assembly protein — its product is MDHSGHGMNMDLPPFTLGRGLELSADPFFLIGCLVALALYGWGVARLVRRGDKWPVGRTVSFVLGILTVLLVMCTKLNDYGMVMFSVHMVQHMVISMLSPILLLLGAPITLALRALPAAGRGRKGPREWLLRLLHSRYIKIITHPAFTIPLFIASLYALYFTPLFDTLMGSKAGHIGMMVHFLAVGLVFFWPIMGVDPGPHRPGYIMRMLELFAGMPFHAFFGIALMMASQPMIGTYMHPPASLGIDALADQEAAGGIAWAFSEIPSVVVLVALLFQWRRSDDREARRKDRAADRDGDKELEAYNAYLASLAARGR